In Dama dama isolate Ldn47 chromosome 9, ASM3311817v1, whole genome shotgun sequence, the following proteins share a genomic window:
- the LOC133061556 gene encoding RNA-binding protein with serine-rich domain 1-like encodes MAPSPSGRKESSDEQSKDGSRDKAGPEESRDKYRGRARTPKWRSASSGGSSSRSRSSCSTGSGTSSGSSSSSSRSRSSSRSSSRSSSRSSSSSSSSSGSLRPSRHRRGKRQRPHSKQPERDGKERRRHSLSPKPTKVYIARLTRNVTKDHIREIFSTFGKVGVIDMPAERMHPGLSDAYVEFETPDEAEMAMKHMDGGQIDGQEIMATAGPPPRHLGPRRRMRSPAARWRRSPSWGRRRSPSARLRLRSRERWRPRCPRRRLPRSRSSSSGR; translated from the exons ATGGCACCTTCTCCCAGCGGACGCAAAGAGAGCTCTGATGAGCAGTCCAAGGACGGCTCTAGAGATAAAGCCGGCCCCGAGGAGTCACGCGACAAGTACCGTGGCAGGGCCAGAACTCCAAAGTGGCGCAGCGCCTCCAGTGGCGGGAGCAGCTCCAGATCTCGGTCCAGCTGTAGCACCGGCTCGGGCACCAGCAGCGGCTCCAGCTC ATCCAGCTCCAGATCCAGATCCAGCTCCAGATCCAGCTCCAGATCCAGCTCCAGatccagctccagctccagcagctcctctggctctttgagaccttCTCGGCATAGAAGAGGCAAGAGACAGCGGCCTCACTCCAAACAACCCGAAAGAGacggaaaggaaaggagaaggcaCAGCCTTTCCCCTAAACCCACCAAGGTGTACATCGCAAGACTCACCAGGAACGTGACCAAGGACCACATCAGGGAGATATTCTCCACCTTCGGGAAAGTCGGAGTGATTGACATGCCTGCAGAGAGGATGCACCCCGGTCTGTCTGATGCTTACGTGGAGTTCGAGACTCCAGACGAGGCTGAGATGGCGATGAAGCACATGGACGGAGGACAAATCGACGGCCAGGAGATCATGGCCACCGCCGGGCCGCCGCCCCGGCACCTCGGCCCTCGCAGGAGAATGCGGTCACCGGCCGCCAGGTGGCGCAGGTCGCCCTCATGGGGGAGGAGACGGTCGCCTTCCGCTCGGCTCAGGCTCCGGTCCCGGGAGCGCTGGCGACCCCGCTgcccccgccgccgcctcccccggAGCCGCTCCAGCTCCTCCGGAAGGTGA